TGATAAGATTTCTGTATTTTTTACAATTCAATGATACGATGACATTGTTGGGCTACATAAGCATCGTGGGTCACAATAATGACTGTTTTCCCCTCGCGATTCATCTCTAAGAGAAACTTCAAGACCAAATCTCTATTTTCAGGATCCAGAGAACCTGTTGGTTCATCGGCTAAAATCAGCTGGCTGGGTTTTAAGATGGCTCTAGCAACTGCAATTCGTTGTTGCTCCCCACCAGATAACTCGGAGACCTTTTGATGTAAAGTAGCTGGCAAACCTACTCTCTCTAAAATCTCTTCCACCTTTTTGAGCTTGTCTTTCTTGGACAATTTCACATATTTCAGCGCCAGCATGAGATTGTACTCGACCGTTTCATCATCAATCAGGGCAAAATTTTGAAACAGATAAGAGATATGTTCACGGATTATTGTTTGTGACTTGGCAGAATTAACCGCTAGGTTTGTCTGGCCAAAAATCTCATACCGTCCGCTATAATCACCATCTATCAAACCTAATAAATTTAACAAGGTCGACTTACCACTACCACTTTTTCCAACGATGGCAACCAAATCTCCCTGATCAATCCTGAGAGACAAGTGATCCAAAATCACTTTTCCTCCAATGGTTTTGGTAATATTTTCTAACTCAATCATAAGATGCCCCCTTTCAATAATTCTACTAGACTTCTTTTCTCCATCCTAGAAGCCAAGACTAGCACAAATAGTATATCCAGACATGTAAAGCCTGCAAACAGCAGGAGTGGCAAGAGCGCATGGGCAAAGAAAATCAATACTAGAAGAGGGAGACTATAGCCCAACAAGAGCAGAACGAGGAGAGGGCGGTAGCGATCGACCAGTTTCCACCCCATAAATTTCTTGGTAATGATGTCCCTGCGCTTCAATAAGAAAGTTGTTACTAGTAAGAAGTAGGAAATCATCATGCTAAGGAGACCAAACAAAGCAAAGAGTATATTAAGATTTCGAACTGCATCTCGATAAGAATCTACTTTCTCTTGTTGAATGGCTTGAAGCGATGAAAATTTTAAATAATTCCCATCTGATAATTTCTCAACTAACTCCGTAATCACTTTTTGATTTTGTTCTGTATTTTCAACTTTCATAGGATTGTTTAAACCTGTCGTTGACAAGCGAGTCTTTTCTTCCCACATCATGTCTTGATCATTTACCAGACTAATAATTGGATTGTGGAGGTTTTCCTTTCGCTCATTATTATAAGGGAAGAATGACCAATCTCCTTCATAGTAGGCAATTTCTACATCCATATCTTCTATCCTTTGCTTTTGCTGATCTTCATACCTCAGAGAAAGATAGGCTATGGATTTTCCCAAGAACTGATTCTTACCTTCTTGTCCTTTATCACTGGCTGGCATCAAAATAACTTTTTTAGTGCTGGTATCTGGTAACTTGAATCCCTTGCTCTTTAGAAAATTGCTATTAGCATAGTAAACATCTACCTTATCAGGCAGTTGGTACTGCTGTACTTGTTCAGCTTTGATGACTGGTTTGATAGGAAGACTCGCACTTCGCACATAATTTACTTGTATTTTTGCTAGCAAATCTTGATAAAATTGGTAGAAATAATCTGTAGATTTCCCTGACCCTGCTAGCTCTTCTTGCCACAGGTTATCATTGAGTTGGAAGGTTTCTAAGGTCAAGTAATTCCCTTGGCTTATCCACTGTTTCTGATAAGCAAGTTCTTTGTTTTCTTGTTCTAGACTTCTGCCTACCCCAATCAGTAAGGCCGTCAGTAAAATAGTTGTCCCTATTTTCATCACATAATTGAAGATGAGACCAAGTTTGACAGATGAAAAACCTTTCAACATGGAACTAACTGTCATTTTCTGAATCATCAGGTAGGTCAGCCAACTGATGAACAAATACAACTGTAAAAGCAGAAATTGAGATAAGAGTAAACTTGGGAACAGAAGTTTTGGCCTGTAGTCCAGCACTAAAAGTAGTCCCAAGTCAATGACAAGACTTCCACCCAAGAGAAGATAAAAATTAGTCTTTACAAAACCAGCTAA
The Streptococcus toyakuensis genome window above contains:
- a CDS encoding ABC transporter ATP-binding protein; translation: MIELENITKTIGGKVILDHLSLRIDQGDLVAIVGKSGSGKSTLLNLLGLIDGDYSGRYEIFGQTNLAVNSAKSQTIIREHISYLFQNFALIDDETVEYNLMLALKYVKLSKKDKLKKVEEILERVGLPATLHQKVSELSGGEQQRIAVARAILKPSQLILADEPTGSLDPENRDLVLKFLLEMNREGKTVIIVTHDAYVAQQCHRIIEL
- a CDS encoding bacteriocin-associated integral membrane family protein, giving the protein MKKISHLCMFLLLLCTTFFVFNVNYTREAVRIREMGKTVDSLDLYLKDINEPAASVLRFFEDVSKEYKVSIIKTDSGDEVIKSGVFDKDTFPYQEFGISSLDFTTDGEGVYSNKEISNKLGTIPTFLKAKPIQLITFQTYIKDTSRSLNGRYTITSTQEMDKDRIVQKWSDFFKIDQATLLEPTYKSAVEVINRDLLLSAIVFVLAILLLVLVTVYQPMMEMKRVGVQKLLGFQSGAILAGFVKTNFYLLLGGSLVIDLGLLLVLDYRPKLLFPSLLLSQFLLLQLYLFISWLTYLMIQKMTVSSMLKGFSSVKLGLIFNYVMKIGTTILLTALLIGVGRSLEQENKELAYQKQWISQGNYLTLETFQLNDNLWQEELAGSGKSTDYFYQFYQDLLAKIQVNYVRSASLPIKPVIKAEQVQQYQLPDKVDVYYANSNFLKSKGFKLPDTSTKKVILMPASDKGQEGKNQFLGKSIAYLSLRYEDQQKQRIEDMDVEIAYYEGDWSFFPYNNERKENLHNPIISLVNDQDMMWEEKTRLSTTGLNNPMKVENTEQNQKVITELVEKLSDGNYLKFSSLQAIQQEKVDSYRDAVRNLNILFALFGLLSMMISYFLLVTTFLLKRRDIITKKFMGWKLVDRYRPLLVLLLLGYSLPLLVLIFFAHALLPLLLFAGFTCLDILFVLVLASRMEKRSLVELLKGGIL